The genomic DNA CCTATCATAATGTTTGCATCTTGATAGTTTTAACACACCCACCAACCACTTCTTTATTGTTTAGTTCTCTTAAATCCTTCCAATTATGCATAAATAGAATGTAAAACACAAAACAGTTAAACAAATAAAAGTTCCTGTCCCAGTTATTTTGGCAATGAAACAAGGATCAAATATGACTAGAACTTTTGAGGGTTTTCCCCTGAGAAATAACATCTTACATTGTTGCAGTCAATAAATTTAATCACTTCTTGAAAAGACGACTTAAGTGGTGTTTTTCTTCCCACTTGAAGACTAATGGGGTGTCCCCAGTACAGGAGGCTCTATACTCTGTGAAGGTCAAAGGAGGATCAACTTGAAGACTATCTATTGCAAGATAAATTTGACAAATAGCTTTCAAAGAACAAAGCATCTCTGTTATTTATTCCTAAATCAACATACAAAGTACAGCTGATGCAATTCAATGATCCTCAAAATGCAAACTTGaggaaaaatgaataaatcaagatatagaatagCAGTTCCTGCAGTATATTAACTGAAAGAGGCCTAACTAGAGTACCAAAAAGGAAGCATGATCCATGGTGGAAAATGGACAGAACAATAGATAGCAAGAAACACCGAATGCCCTTTAGTTTTAAATGCATGAATTTGGATTTGAGAAGGGATTTGAAAGATGTCAAATGTTTTGATATTCATAGTTCGGATACAAGTTCTTTAGGactgattttaaattggttaaattaaattaattcaagtggataaaaataaatctgaaaatatatgcTGCTAAACATGGTTTTCACCTTCAATATCAACTAAGGTTCTTGCATTGAAATGCAATGAAGATAAAGAAGATTTCTAACATCACCTGATGGTTTAttcattccttttctttttatgaattCATCTTCCAAATTAATTGAGAACTTCCTGGAGAATCACTTCTAAAAAAATGTCTATGCTTATGTGGGCATCAATTCAGGACTTCTGGCATCACCAGCATTGTTGCCTGTGAGTTCCTAGGAGTGAAATCCAATCTCAAGTTGTTTCTCAAAGCAAAACACCAATATCACCTGCTTGGCTGCACTACTAGGAAAGGATCAGGATTTCTAATTTAGGAAGCAGTTATGCATGGATTTATGAAATAATTCCCAATTGAAATGATTTCAGATTCATTGTTTATGAACTGTCAAACCTATGAACAGTACTCCAAATGCTTAAATCCACTTGTTATCCACACAAATAACGTGGATTTGGATTGAAGATTTGAAATTAATTCAGTTCAAACTCCACAAATggggcacaaaagaattacgcATCTCAGAGCAAAATGGCTTCAAATACAGATCAACTAAGCTGAATAGTCAGATAGAAGTTACAAAACCATTCATCTCAACACAGCCAAATATACTATTAACAGAATATTCATTGAGTACCTCGTTCAGCATCCTATGCAACTCATCCCTTGCCTCAACAACTCGATCCCTATCATTGCTATCCACCACAAATATAAGCCCCTGGGTGTTCTGGAAGTAGTGCCTCCACAGTGGGCGGATCTGTACCAGAGAGAAACCACATAGGTTGATCATTATTAGTAGCAAAATATAAATGCAGTGAACCATCATAACATCATATGCAGTTCCAGACTTATGACTTATGCCTTGAACATGACTATTAGTAAATAAGCAAACATTAAGAAGAGCTTTCTACATACATTTTATGTGAATGACTTACAAAAAGGCTGTAACATAGGATCATTTAACTTATTATCtgttttattaaaataagtagtATAATATATCATATCCAAGTGACCAATTTAGCCAAATAACCTAATAGAATTTACTTTGGAAATTTAGTAGAAAGTAACTAGCAGCGCCTTCTATATGACAGAAGTCATGGTAACAGAAAACAAAGACTCGACATTAGTGGCATATTGACACATCATTGTTACAGAAAATATTTCAACTGTTTCCTGATAACTCATTGCTGGCAAGACAGAATTTTGCAAGCCAGCGCGCAAAGAATCAAGAGCTTGAAACATGGTTGTCAGGACCCTGGTCCTAACTAGGTTTACTTCtaagatataattgaaaaagtaggagaaatagagagagaaatgaggaagaaataGACAGAACAAGAGGGAAAActgagagagaagaagaagtagacagaaagtagggagaaatagagagaaaccAAGAGAGAGTAAGGGAGAAATGCAGAGGAAAAGAGAGATCTTTAATTATCATCATCCATAATCTCGACCAAGGGGTGTATAGCTTTATATATCAGCTATCCACAATCTTTACAGAGCAGTTACTACTTCTCCACTACAGGTATCTGCTCCTTAATTACTCCATAACTGACACTAATCTGAAAATAAAGGCAATAACTAACTCTTCTacaaattaatacaatatacagaaaataaaaaatagaaaataactagCTAAATCGTGACATTCCCTCCCCCTTAAAAGatttcttatccccaagaaaaCTCAGCAATGGGGCCActattcttcatccaatcccaaCTTTCACTATCTTATTCAGACCAttcctttgccttttctttttccttcctcttttctttttcctttccttccttctccttcttgaCCTTTTCCTCTTCTCTCTACCTCTATCAAGTATAACTCCAAATAAATCTTCAGGTGTAGAACCAAAGGTATTCGGTGCAACAACCTGATAAGGTGCAGAATCCTTGACCTTCATGCAATAATCACACCAATGAGTTTTAGTAGTAAATATTCCGGCAGCAACCAACTCTTCCACTATCTTCCATTCATCAACATTTTTGGACTCCAAAAGTGCTTTAAAAGCATTTGTTGCTTCCTGCTTGCTAAGGTACACCAAAGGTTCTTCTTCAACAAATTTCTTCTCCAATAGTGTTGCAGTTACTTTTCCTAAtgaatcaatatttttttccaattcaAATTGTTCACCAGTTTCTTGTAAGTTGGAAATCTGAGGAAGGATGCCCGCACTAGTTTCCTCACAGATGAATGATTTTTTAGTCAAAATTACCTGATCCAGTGTAGATTCTTCATCAACTGCTTGCAGATCGTAGGTCTCAGGTAGGATTCCAGCTCCTACTGGAATCAGTTCTACAGTAGATCTTGAATAAAGTTCCACTCATATACTAACTTGAAACTTCTTTGAAATCAAATCCAGTAAGTCATATAGCTTTTGGTTGAGGTTAGCGAATTCCCTCTTGAATCCGTTCTCCATCTCCACAGTTCAAATTCGCCGAATTGTACCATAAATAACAACTGTAACTGCTTCCAATAATTGGTAACTGCCTCTGAAATTGTTTTCAGAAACTGCCTTGTCTTGCTCACCTTCAAAATCTAATCAGGAATGCCTAGATCTAGCCAAGAACCGGACTGCTTTGATACTAATTTGTCAGGACCCTGGTCCTAAATAGGTTTACttctgagatataattgaaagagtaggagaaatagagatagaaatgagggagaaacatACAAAACAAGggggaaaattgagagaaaagaaggagaagTAGACAGAAAGTAGAAAGAAATATAGAGAAACTGAGAGAGAGTAGGGGAGAATtgcaaaggaaaagagagatcTTTAATTATCATCATCCATAATCTCGGCCAAGAAGTGTATGGCTTTATATATTAGCCATCCACAATCTTTACAAAGCAGTTACCACTTCTCCACCACAGGTAACTACCCCTTAATTACTCCATAACTGACACTAATCTGAAAATATAGGCAATAACTAACTCTTCTGCAAATTAATACgatctacaaaaaataaaaaatagaaaataactagCTAGGTCGTGACAATGGTTTACAAGCATCAGAGAGAACCATGTGTCATAGACCCAGGGTTCAACCTAGGGTTTAAGAgataattggaaggaatttggggaGGTAGATCAGATGAAATGGGAGGGAATTAGGGAAGAGCAGAAACAGTgagagagattagggagaaccgagagaaagagagaaattgagagagattgaaatcagatttcattcaataaTGTTCTTGTATGTCTTGAATTAGATTGGATCAGCCTTATATATTGATCCAGTAATTAAGGTTTGGAGCCAATAAGGGCtgccaaatattcaaatcaaGTACAGTTGAAGGCAGTTGTCTTTTAGGTACAAATCACTACAACTACAATACAACTAAAAGGAAATTCATCAATACAATAAAAGGAAATTCatttattatctaattactactatgccttgggtcatgacaccatgcttcatatttattttgacgtCCAACAGCCTACATCTAGAAAGTTCCATTGGATAGAAAAGGAGCCATGGTAGCAATAACACTTCAACTCATCACTAATAGCAAACTATGATGCATTAGTGTTACATATTTCAATCATCAAAATACCCAATAATTTGTCAATGTAGGTTTGGGGGAAGCTTGCATTGTGCAAGCCTTGGCTCACAAGTGCAAGGGCTCAAAACAGGACTAACAGGATTATGAGGGAACCACATATTATATCTGTTTTCATGACCAAGCGCCTGGATCTAGAAAGTTCCTTTTTTTCCTTGGGCCAAAAATCTTAATAACACATTAACGTTAGCACAGTGAAAGCAAACTTGGTTCATTAGAATTAGGAACCATGTTTTCTCAACCACAAACATCCCAAAACAGACATGCATACCTTGTCTTGACCACCAACATCCCAAACAGTAAAGCTAATGTTTTTGTACTCCACTGTCTCCACATTGAatcctgaaaaaaaaaaaaaaaaaagcccattTACAAGGAAATTATTGCTAAAAGACACAGAAATGAGAAAACATGATCTAATTCATCTAAGACAACAACTTTAACGAACTTCATTGATGTAATATAATACATAGTTTAGTAAACAACTAGAATAGTTGGGCATGGCAGTGAGTTCTGAAGACAATTTTAACCATCTTCATCAATTGATATATCCTTTGTTGATTTGCAAGCACCTAGAATGATCTAAGGATTTTGTGAAAGTGAAAACATGTACTTGGCCTAAGCAATAATAGACTCAACAAAACACAATATCTTCAGAAAAACATCTATAACATCCACATCCAACATCTGGCCTCTTCAATCCTTTCAGTTTTCTTCAGCAACTTGTGgtcacataaatttaaatgataaacGTATCACCCCTCATTGTTTGTGTCCCTGCAGTAATATGTCAGCAACTTTCATGTCCCGAAGTACTGCAACAAACAACCTGAACATGCACACGCAATACTAAATATATTTGAAACAACCATAAGATATATAATGTATAGAAAACCAATGGGATAAACACATAAAAGAAATTGCATTTCGTATCACACCGGCCCTCAGCGTCAGGCATGAGTATAATTACAACATGCGATAGCAGTCGAATTAGTGTGCTGTCAGAGCCACTTAGCTAGTAGTACCCCATTTTTCCTGACTTCGATTTCATCATGACACTCTCCCAGCATCTTAACACTGTATTCTGACATTATTGTCATGAAGACactaccaaaaaataaataaaataatttggcaGGTTCATTACTTTAGTTCATGAAAACACTACAATATATATTGTAGGGGGATGGGCTCAAAGAAAAAATGGGAACCTAACCCCAATGGTGTACTCAATCCATCAGTTTATATAGAAGAAAACTTAATCCATTTATATTCACAGATGAGACTCACCTATGGTAGGGATTGTCGTGACAATTTCTCCAAGCTTCAGTTTATATAAGATTGTGGTCTTACCAGCAGCATCAAGACCTACCATAAGAATTCGCATCTCTTTCTTGGCAAATAGCCTGCTGAACAGTTTTGTAAAGGTCAACCCCATCCCTGCTTTGCTTCGGGTATGGGCTCTCCACTTGGCACTGGACactgaaatttaaaaagaagaaaatgaaaaaagaaaatagagagattCGAGTGTTATCAGCGAAATGTCCTAATACAGACATAGGAAAAATAGTGCAATGAACGATTTACCAGATCAGAACAGCACTAGTACCATCATGGCTATGGCGATCGATACAAATCATACAATATCGATTACAAAAACGTCAAATCAGTAAAAATCCTAGACAAATGTATGGTACTCCATCAAGAAAAAAACCCAAAGAGTTCATATTTACCCATAATCATCACGAAACAATTCAATTAAACcctaaaataaacaagaaattcTACGATTGTGCCCGATTGCCTCAAAACACCGAATCTGGATTCTGAGAAGAGTTAAATCAACGACTCAGTTCATTTGAAAATCAATTCAACAGACAAAAGATCTGTCTCGATGCAGCTTAATTCTCAAACCGTAATAATTGATCCGAGAAGGAGACCAGATGAAAATTAGATCGCATCAAAGAAATATCAGAAACGGATAAATAACTCGTAGAACACGAGCAGCTAATACGAAGTCTATATCTGAGGGGATCGAATTAACGTGGAAAATGATCGACCTGCTCGAGATCTACAGAGATCTGGAACAAATATACGCACAAATCGAATATCAACCCGATATAAGAAATTGATCGAAGTGAAAAAGGAGGTGAAAAGAGAACACACCTCTACAGAGAAGGATGGAATGGAAGAAGCGACTGTCTTCCTCTCTCCGttactaaaagaaataaaaaatggctTGATGAAACATGTTGACTGCGGTTGGTTGCGACGAAAGAACGGAAAATGGTACATTACTTACACGTGCCCCCAAACTGTGCTTTTGTCACTTAGCCCCTAAAGTAATGGAATATTCACACAGACACCTTTTCTGTAGGCatcacctaaaaaaaaaaaaaaaagataaattacacttacactcctttaaaatttttaaaagaccATCCCTCAATTTTAAAACATTACAAAGATTTCtctaaatttaaatctttcatcAGCCAATACCCTTGTCATTGAACTATAAtaggtaaattttaaaaaatgtcaaaaatgtttttctatctatctttttttttgtttttatctattttttctctttttttctttttcttataacAATGGTAATGGCATTGATATTTCTCTCTCACTTATCTTCTAAAGACCCAACTATTATTGGTTCATCCTAACAACAATTGGGTTCAATCCAAGTGCACAATGGTTCGGTTGACTcaattattttatctcttttatttattttttttttttcttaatctttcAAACCCTAGAAAACACTAAGGTGTAATCTCTTTTCGTCATTGCTCTCTATCTATCGTTGAAACCCTAGCAAACATTAAGATTGAATTTCTTTCCATAGCTGAAACCCTAACAAACAAGAAAATGCAATCACCACCAAGATTTGCTCACAAAATCCCAACAATGGTTGAGGTTCACCATTTAGATTATACTAGTCGACCAAcacaatatttttctttctaaaagactaatttttttaaaaagataaaagaatgagaacatgagattaataatagagcaataatgataaatgaaatagaCAAAAAAACATTATACAAGTAAAATGATTATTTCTATAAGTTTTTAACCATATGATAAGtttctgtaatttt from Diospyros lotus cultivar Yz01 chromosome 4, ASM1463336v1, whole genome shotgun sequence includes the following:
- the LOC127799876 gene encoding ADP-ribosylation factor 2-B — its product is MGLTFTKLFSRLFAKKEMRILMVGLDAAGKTTILYKLKLGEIVTTIPTIGFNVETVEYKNISFTVWDVGGQDKIRPLWRHYFQNTQGLIFVVDSNDRDRVVEARDELHRMLNEDELRDAVLLVFANKQDLPNAMNAAEITDKLGLHSLRQRHWYIQSTCATSGEGLYEGLDWLSNNIAGKA